A genomic segment from Aegilops tauschii subsp. strangulata cultivar AL8/78 chromosome 1, Aet v6.0, whole genome shotgun sequence encodes:
- the LOC109744120 gene encoding uncharacterized protein, producing the protein MAKGKFKGKPTGQRTFSSKEELEAGTSADRPKTFSKKKQEVSNRREESIEEESDEEVEKTKHKGTAGLIEIDNPNLVKPKSIKAKDVDVDRTTDLSRREREELEKQRARAHYMRLQEEGKTEQARKDLDRLTLIRRQREEAAKKREEEKAAKEERKAEARK; encoded by the exons ATGGCCAAGGGCAAGTTCAAGGGCAAGCCCACCGGGCAGCGCACCTTCTCCTCCAAGGAGGAGCTCG AGGCTGGTACTTCAGCAGATCGTCCAAAGACCTTTTCTAAGAAG AAGCAAGAGGTATCTAACAGAAGGGAAGAGTCAATTGAGGAGGAAAGTGATGAAGAGGTTGAGAAGACC AAACACAAAGGCACTGCAGGTCTCATCGAGATTGACAATCCAAACCTGGTGAAACCAAAGAGTATTAAAGCCAAGGATGTTGAT GTTGATAGGACAACTGATCTCTCCAGGCGTGAAAG GGAGGAGCTTGAGAAGCAGAGAGCTCGAGCGCACTATATGAGACTTCAGGAGGAAGGAAAGACAGAACAGGCTAGGAAAGACCTAG ATCGCCTTACCTTGATCCGGCGGCAGAGGGAGGAAGCTGCAAAGAAGCGCGAAGAGGAAAAAGCTG CGAAAGAGGAGAGGAAGGCTGAAGCACGCAAGTGA